The Lodderomyces beijingensis strain CBS 14171 genome assembly, chromosome: 4 genome has a window encoding:
- a CDS encoding 40S ribosomal protein eS12 produces MSDVEQDQIVEEVAVEQETTAVSIEDALKVVLRTSLVHDGLARGLREASKALSKREAQLCVLCDSVTEESIIKLVEALCNEPEEKIPLIKVSDAKLLGEWAGLCQLDREGNARKVVGASCVVVKNWGADSDERNILLEHFSQQ; encoded by the coding sequence ATGTCAgacgttgaacaagatcaaatcgttgaagaagttgccgTTGAGCAAGAAACCACCGCCGTTTCCATCGAAGATGCTTTGAAAGTTGTCTTGAGAACTTCATTGGTTCACGATGGTTTAGCTAGAGGTTTGAGAGAAGCCTCAAAGGCTTTGTCCAAGAGAGAGGCTCAATTGTGTGTCTTGTGTGACTCCGTTACTGAAGAATCAATCATTAAATTGGTTGAAGCCTTATGTAACGAGCCAGAAGAAAAGATTCCATTGATCAAGGTCTCTGACGCCAAGTTGTTGGGTGAATGGGCTGGTTTGTGCCAATTGGACAGAGAAGGTAACGCCAgaaaagttgttggtgctTCATGTGTTGTCGTCAAGAACTGGGGTGCCGACTCTGACGAAAGAAACATCTTGTTAGAGCACTTTTCCCAACAGTAA